A window of Sodalis praecaptivus genomic DNA:
CGTTTCGCCAAAGTGCTAATGGGGTACGGGTTCACCACCATCGTGCGAAAGACGCGCGGTGACGATATTGACGCTGCCTGTGGACAGCTGGCGGGAGAGGTGATCGACCGTACCAAGCGGACGTTGCGTAAACGCTTGAACGGCGAACCGATTGAGGTGAAGGCGGTCTGATTGTCGGCGCTGGCGCTGATGTTGACCCTCGTTAACGGATGTAGCGATATTGATACGGGAACCGGCATGAAGCTGATTCGGATGGGTGGACTGGCAGTCATGATTGCCCTGCTGGGCGGTTGCGCCGGTGATAATCGGCAAGCACGGGACGACGCGCCGTTGCCGCAGGCGACGCCGCAGTCCGCCCCGACCCGTTTGCAACTGGGGATGGCCTACCTGACGGCGGGCAATCTGGACGCCGCCCGGCAGAATCTGTCGATGGCGGTGAAGGCCGCGCCGGGCGATTACCGCACCCAGTTAGGGATGGCGCAGTATGAACAGCGGGTAGGGGAAACCGCCGCCGCGCAGAATCGCTATCAGCTGGCCCTGAAACTGGCGCCGCAAAATAGCGAAGTTCTGAATAATTACGGTGCGTTTTTATGTGGTTTAGGGCAGTATGTACCGGCGCAACAGCAGTTTGCCGCCGCCGCGCAATCGGCGGATTACGGTGAGGTTGCCGATAGTCTGGAGAGCGCCGGCTACTGCTTTTTCAAGGCCGGGGACGACGCGCAGGCGCGGAGTTTACTGATGCGCGCGCTGAAGTATGATCCTGAAAAGGGCGTGGCGCTGGTGTCTGAAGCGAACCGGCAATTAACGGCGGGTCGGCCTGACAGAGCGCAGCGGCTATTGGATGTTTACCAACATGTGCTTCCGGCCAGCGCCGAAAGTTTATGGTTACAGATTCGTTTCGCTGCGTTAGCCAATCGGCCCGATGACGTGCAACGTTATGGCGCACGGCTTGCGCGAAGTTTTCCACAATCCGAACAGTACCAGCAATTCTTAGCTAATGAATACTGAAGCTCTCCAAGATCAAGCACCAACCACCACGGGTGGACGTCTGCGTCAAGCCCGCGAAAATATGGGATTAAGCCAGCAGGCGGTGGCCGAGCGGCTGTGCCTGAAGGTGTCTACCGTGCGCGATATCGAAGATGATCACGCCAATCCCAACCTAGCCTCGACGTTCTTGCGCGGTTATATCCGCTCTTATGCACGCCTGGTGCATATTTCTGAAGAAGAACTGATGCCGATGATGGCCAAGCAGGCGCCGATAAAAGCCTCAAAGGTCGCGCCGATGCAGAGCTTCTCGCTGGGCAAAACCCGCAAGAAACGCGACGGCTGGCTGATGGGGTTCACCTGGCTTATCCTGTTTGTGGTGATTGGTCTGACGGGTGCCTGGTGGTGGCAGAACCATCAGGCTCAGCAGCAGGACATCGCCAACATGGCCGATCAATCCTCCGCCCAGCTCTCCCAGGGGGATGATACGACCACGGTCCCCCTCGGCGACGGCGCTGACGACGTCGGCCAGCCGCCGGCGGACCAGCCGGCCGACGCCGGAGCGCCGAGCGCAGCGCCGGCTGCGCCTGCCGCCGCAACGCCGTCCACCCCCGACATCGCCGGCCAGACCGGCGGTGCCTCGCCGGCGCCGGCGGTGGTCAGTCCCTCCGCACCGCAGAGTGCGGCCGTAGCGGCTACGCCCGCCGCGCCGGAAGCCGGCGCCGCAGACGCAAACGGCAATGCGCTGGTAATGAATTTCACCGGCGATTGCTGGCTCGAGGTGTTTGACGCCGGCGGTAAGAAACTGTTCAGCGGTATTCAGCACAGCGGCGCCACGCTGAATCTTACCGGCCAGGCGCCGTACAAATTGAAAATCGGCGCCCCGGCCGCAGTGCAGGTTCAATATCAAGGCAAACCGGTGGATTTGAGCCGGTTCATCCGATCAAATCAGGTTGCGCGACTGACCGTAGCCGCCCAGTAAGTAAAGAGTAAAGCCAGTCGGCAAGGTTGGAGAAAGATCAATGCATAATTCCGCACCCATAATCCGTCGAAAATCGAAACGTATTTACGTCGGCAAGGTGCCGGTAGGTGACGGCGCCCCCATCGCGGTGCAGTCAATGACCAACACGCGCACCACCGATGTCGCGGCGACGGTGCAGCAAATACAGGCGCTGGAGCGCGTCGGTGTTGATATTGTGCGCGTGTCGGTACCCACCATGGACGCCGCCGAAGCGTTCAAACTCATCAAGCAGCAGGTCGCGGTGCCGCTGGTGGCGGACATCCATTTTGACTATCGCATCGCGCTGAAAGTGGCCGAATACGGCGTCGACTGCCTGCGCATCAATCCCGGCAACATTGGCAACGAAGGGCGCATCCGTTCAGTGGTGGATTGCGCGCGCGATAACAATATTCCGATCCGCATCGGCGTCAATGCCGGTTCCCTTGAGCGCGATTTGCAGGAAAAATATGGCGAGCCCACGCCGGAGGCGCTGCTGGAGTCCGCTATGCGCCATGTGGATATCCTCGACCGACTTAATTTCGACGCGTTCAAAGTCAGCGTGAAGGCCTCCGATGTGTTTCTGGCGGTGCAATCCTACCGCCTACTGGCGTCGCGCATCGATCAGCCGCTGCATCTGGGCATCACCGAGGCCGGCGGCGCCCGCAGCGGGGCAGTGAAATCGGCTATTGGCCTGGGGCTGCTTCTCAGCGAGGGCATCGGCGACACGCTGCGCATTTCGCTGGCGGCGGATCCGGTGGAGGAAGTGAAGGTCGGTTTCGACATTTTGAAATCGCTGCGAATTCGCGCGCGCGGTATCAATTTCATCGCCTGCCCGACCTGTTCGCGCCAGGAGTTTGACGTTATCGGCACCGTCAACGCCCTGGAACAGCGCCTGGAGGACATCGTTACGCCGATGGATGTCTCCATCATCGGCTGTGTGGTGAACGGTCCCGGCGAAGCGCTGGTTTCCACGCTGGGGGTGACCGGCGGCCATAACAAAAGCGGCTTTTACGAAGACGGCGTTCGCCAGCGCGAGCGTTTCGATAACGAACTGATGATCGACCAATTAGAGGCCCGCATTCGCGCGAAAGCGGCAATGTTGGACGAGAATAATCGCATCGCGGTCAATCTGATAGAAAAATAACACGGGTAGAGATTCGACATGGCAAAGAACATCCAGGCCATTCGCGGCATGAACGACTATTTGCCGGAAGAGACGGCATTCTGGCAGCGCGTTGAAGGGACGCTTAAGAGCGTGCTGGCCAGCTACGGCTACAATGAAATCCGCCTGCCGATCGTCGAGCAGACCCCGCTGTTCCAGCGGGCCATCGGTGAAGTCACCGATGTGGTGGAAAAAGAGATGTACAGCTTCACCGATCGCAACGGCGACAGTCTGACCCTGCGTCCGGAAGGGACCGCCGGCTGCGTGCGCGCCGGGATCGAACACGGGCTGCTGTATAACCAGGAACAGCGGTTGTGGTATGTCGGGCCCATGTTCCGCTACGAGCGTCCGCAAAAAGGGCGCTACCGGCAGTTTCACCAAATGGGCGCCGAAGTGTTTGGTCAACAGGGGCCGGACGTCGACGCCGAGCTGATTCTGCTTACCGCCCGCTGGTGGCGGGCGCTGGGCATCAGCGAGCATGTGGCGCTGGAGCTGAACTCCATCGGGTCGCTGGCAGCGCGCGCCCGGTATCGCGAGGCGCTGGTGGCGTTTCTCGGGCGGCATGAAGACCGCCTGGACGAGGATTGCCGCCGCCGTATGCACACCAATCCGATGCGGGTGCTGGACAGCAAAAACCCCGATATTCAGGCGCTGCTCAACGATGCGCCGGTCATGATCGATTATCTTGACGACGATTCCCGCAGCCACTTTTCCGGTCTGTGTGAACTTTTAGACCTGGCCGGCATCCCATATACGGTTAATCCGCGTTTAGTGCGCGGTCTGGATTACTATAACCGGACGGTTTTCGAGTGGGTGACCACCCGCTTGGGTTCGCAGGGTACCGTTTGCGGCGGCGGCCGTTACGATGGCCTGGTGGAACAGTTGGGCGGTCGCCCCACCCCCGCCGTCGGCTTCGCCATGGGGCTGGAGCGGCTGGTGCTGCTGGTGCAGGCGGTTAACCCGGATTTTGCCGCCGCGCCGCGTGTCGACGCCTATCTGGTGGCGGCGGGGGACGGCGTGCAGCGCGAGGCGCTGCGGCTGGCGGAGCAGCTGCGTGACGCGCTGCCTTCCCTGCGGCTGATGACCAATTACGGTGGCGGCAGCTTTAAAAAGCAGTTTGGTCGCGCCGATAAGCACGGTGCGCGCGTCGCGCTGGTGCTGGGAGAAAGCGAGGCGGCGGCGCAGCAGGTGGTGGTGAAGGATTTGGCCACGGGTAACCAGGAAACGCTGGCGCAGAGCGATGTCGCCGCGCGGCTGGCATCGATTTTAGGTTAAGGAGAAGGACACCGTGGAAGTCTACAGCACTGATAATGAACAGCGCGAAGCGCTGCGTCGTTTCTTTGTCGATAATGGCAAAGCGCTGGCGATAGGCGTCGTGTTAGGCGTTGGCGCTCTGGTGGGCTGGCGTTACTGGCATAATCATCACAACGACGCCATGACGGCGGCATCCAGCGCCTGGCAGCCGGTGAACACCGGTCTTGCCGGTCAGGCAGGCCAGCCGCAGTTGGACGCCGCCCAGCATTTTGCCGACGCCAACGACAATAATTATGGCGCGCTGACCTCTCTGGGGCTGGCGCGGCAATACGCGGAGCGGGGCGATTTCGCCGCCGCCCAAACGCACCTGCAAAAGGCGCTTGGCCAAACCCGCGAGGCCAATCTGCAATCGATCATTAATCTGCGTTTGGCGCGCGTGCAGCTGCAGCAGAACAATGTGGATGGCGCATTGAAAACCCTCGACGGCGTGAAGGAGAAGGGCTGGACGGCGCTGGTGGAGGATACCCGCGGCGATGCGCAGGTGGTTAAAGGCGATCATCAGGCCGCGCGCGCCGCCTACGAAAAAGCGCTGCAGTCCGGCGCGCCGCAGGCGCTGCAGGCGCTAGTGCGCATGAAACTGAATAATCTGTCCAGCTGAGAGGGACCCCATGCAATTGCGTAAGACGATGTTTGTAGGACTGTTATCGGTCACCCTGCTCAGCGGGTGCGCGTGGTTCAGCGGCGAAGAGGACGTGGTGACCATGTCGCCGCTGCCCAAAGTGGACAATCAGTTTCAACCGACGACGGTATGGAGCCGCTCGGTCGGCGGCGGCTCCGGCGATTTCTATTCCAATTTGCACCCGGCCTGGCAGGATGCCCGCGTGTTCGCGGCCGATCGTCGAGGCGTGGTGAAAGCGCTGGATGCGGACAGCGGTAAAGAAATCTGGTCAACGGATCTTTCCATCCGCACCGGCTTCTTTTCGCGCAATCGTCCGGCGCAGCTCTCCGGCGGCGTAACGGCGGCGGGAGATCGGGTCTACGTGGGCAGCGAGCTGGCTAAAGTCTACGCCCTCGACGCACAGGATGGCAGTCTCGCCTGGGAGACGACGGTGGCCGGCGAAGCGCTGTCCACCCCGGTGGTGAGCGATGGCGTGGTGCTGGTGCATACCAGCAACGGCATGCTACAGGCGCTTAATGAGGCCGACGGCGCGGTGAAATGGACCGTTAACCTCGATGTGCCGCCGCTGACGCTGCGCGGCGAATCCGCGCCGACCACGGCGTTTGGCGCCGCGATCGTGGGCGGCGATAACGGCCGCGTCAGCGCGGTAATGATCAATCAGGGCCAGCTGATTTGGCAGCAGCGCATCTCGCAGCCGAGCGGCGCCACGGAAATCGCCCGTATCAACGATGTGCAAACCACCCCGGTCGTGGTCAACGGCGTCGTTTACGCTCTGGCCTATAACGGCAACCTCGCGGCGCTGGATCTGCGCTCCGGCCAGGTAATGTGGTCGCGGGAAATCGGCTCCGTCACCAATCTGCTGGTGGACGGCGGACGAATTTATCTGGTGGATCAGAACGATCGGGTGATTGCGGTGGATACCCAGGGCGGCGTGACCCTCTGGCGCCAGAGCGACCTGCTGCACCGCAATTTGACCTCCCCGGTGCTGTATAACGGCTATATCGTTACCGGCGACTCGGAAGGCTACCTGCATTGGATCAATACCGATGACGGCCGGTTTGTCGCGCAGCAAAAAGTGGACAGCGCCGGCCTGCTGGCGGCTCCCATCGTTGCCGGCGATAAACTTATCGTACAGGCGAAAAATGGCGAGGTTTACGCCATTACCCGCTAAGGCGTGCTATCATCCGGCGCCGGTAGCCGGATAGACGCTTCCCGCAACGGCTCCTGACATATTCAGGAGCCGTTTTGTCTTATATAATCAGTCCTGTTGCTGTATTACCCGTTTTTTACCTGATGAGGTTGTAATAATGATACCTGTCGTCGCGCTGGTCGGGCGCCCGAATGTAGGAAAATCCACTCTATTCAATCGACTGACGCGCACCCGTGATGCGCTGGTGGCGGATTTTCCGGGGCTGACGCGTGACCGCAAGTATGGTCGTGCCGAATGGGAAGGCCATGAATTTATCGTTATCGACACCGGCGGTATTGATGGCACGGAAGAAGGGGTCGAGACCCAGATGGCCGGGCAATCGCTGGTAGCGATTGAAGAGGCCGATATCGTGCTGTTTATGGTGGACGGACGCGCCGGGCTGATGGCGGCCGACCAAGGTATCGCCAAACATCTGCGCAGCCGCGAGAAAACCACGGTCATCGTCGCCAATAAAACCGACGGCATCGATGCCGACAGCGCCGTAGGCGATTTTTATGCCCTGGGCATGGGCGACATCGTGCCTATCGCCGCCTCGCACGGGCGCGGTATCAACAGCCTGCTGGAGCAAGTTCTGCTGCCGCTGGTAAGCGACGGCCTGCCGCTGGACGATGCGGGCGACGAAGACGAGTTTGAACCCTGGCCGGACGATGAAGCCGAGGCGCTGGCGCAGGAAGAAGAGGAAGAGCCCTTTGACCCGCAGTCGCTGCCGATAAAGCTGGCGATCGTCGGCCGTCCCAACGTCGGTAAATCCACGCTGACCAACCGCATTCTCGGCGAAGAGCGCGTAGTGGTGTACGATATGCCCGGCACCACCCGCGACAGCATTTATATTCCGATGGTGCGTGACGAGCGGGAATATGTCTTGATCGACACCGCCGGCGTGCGCAAGCGCGGTAAAGTCACGGAAACGGTGGAAAAATTTTCCGTCATCAAAACCCTACAGGCTATCGAAGATGCCAATGTGGTGTTGCTGGTCATTGACGCGCGCGAAGGTATCTCCGATCAGGATTTATCGCTGCTGGGCTTTATTCTCAACAGCGGGCGGTCGCTGGTGATCGCGGTCAATAAATGGGATGGCCTGTCCAGCGAAACGCGCGACGACGTGAAACAAGCACTGGATCACCGTCTGGGCTTTATCGATTTCGCCCGGGTTCATTTCATTTCGGCCCTGCACGGCAGC
This region includes:
- the pilW gene encoding type IV pilus biogenesis/stability protein PilW, producing MKLIRMGGLAVMIALLGGCAGDNRQARDDAPLPQATPQSAPTRLQLGMAYLTAGNLDAARQNLSMAVKAAPGDYRTQLGMAQYEQRVGETAAAQNRYQLALKLAPQNSEVLNNYGAFLCGLGQYVPAQQQFAAAAQSADYGEVADSLESAGYCFFKAGDDAQARSLLMRALKYDPEKGVALVSEANRQLTAGRPDRAQRLLDVYQHVLPASAESLWLQIRFAALANRPDDVQRYGARLARSFPQSEQYQQFLANEY
- the rodZ gene encoding cytoskeleton protein RodZ, producing the protein MNTEALQDQAPTTTGGRLRQARENMGLSQQAVAERLCLKVSTVRDIEDDHANPNLASTFLRGYIRSYARLVHISEEELMPMMAKQAPIKASKVAPMQSFSLGKTRKKRDGWLMGFTWLILFVVIGLTGAWWWQNHQAQQQDIANMADQSSAQLSQGDDTTTVPLGDGADDVGQPPADQPADAGAPSAAPAAPAAATPSTPDIAGQTGGASPAPAVVSPSAPQSAAVAATPAAPEAGAADANGNALVMNFTGDCWLEVFDAGGKKLFSGIQHSGATLNLTGQAPYKLKIGAPAAVQVQYQGKPVDLSRFIRSNQVARLTVAAQ
- the ispG gene encoding flavodoxin-dependent (E)-4-hydroxy-3-methylbut-2-enyl-diphosphate synthase; this encodes MHNSAPIIRRKSKRIYVGKVPVGDGAPIAVQSMTNTRTTDVAATVQQIQALERVGVDIVRVSVPTMDAAEAFKLIKQQVAVPLVADIHFDYRIALKVAEYGVDCLRINPGNIGNEGRIRSVVDCARDNNIPIRIGVNAGSLERDLQEKYGEPTPEALLESAMRHVDILDRLNFDAFKVSVKASDVFLAVQSYRLLASRIDQPLHLGITEAGGARSGAVKSAIGLGLLLSEGIGDTLRISLAADPVEEVKVGFDILKSLRIRARGINFIACPTCSRQEFDVIGTVNALEQRLEDIVTPMDVSIIGCVVNGPGEALVSTLGVTGGHNKSGFYEDGVRQRERFDNELMIDQLEARIRAKAAMLDENNRIAVNLIEK
- the hisS gene encoding histidine--tRNA ligase, translated to MAKNIQAIRGMNDYLPEETAFWQRVEGTLKSVLASYGYNEIRLPIVEQTPLFQRAIGEVTDVVEKEMYSFTDRNGDSLTLRPEGTAGCVRAGIEHGLLYNQEQRLWYVGPMFRYERPQKGRYRQFHQMGAEVFGQQGPDVDAELILLTARWWRALGISEHVALELNSIGSLAARARYREALVAFLGRHEDRLDEDCRRRMHTNPMRVLDSKNPDIQALLNDAPVMIDYLDDDSRSHFSGLCELLDLAGIPYTVNPRLVRGLDYYNRTVFEWVTTRLGSQGTVCGGGRYDGLVEQLGGRPTPAVGFAMGLERLVLLVQAVNPDFAAAPRVDAYLVAAGDGVQREALRLAEQLRDALPSLRLMTNYGGGSFKKQFGRADKHGARVALVLGESEAAAQQVVVKDLATGNQETLAQSDVAARLASILG
- a CDS encoding YfgM family protein; the encoded protein is MEVYSTDNEQREALRRFFVDNGKALAIGVVLGVGALVGWRYWHNHHNDAMTAASSAWQPVNTGLAGQAGQPQLDAAQHFADANDNNYGALTSLGLARQYAERGDFAAAQTHLQKALGQTREANLQSIINLRLARVQLQQNNVDGALKTLDGVKEKGWTALVEDTRGDAQVVKGDHQAARAAYEKALQSGAPQALQALVRMKLNNLSS
- the bamB gene encoding outer membrane protein assembly factor BamB, coding for MQLRKTMFVGLLSVTLLSGCAWFSGEEDVVTMSPLPKVDNQFQPTTVWSRSVGGGSGDFYSNLHPAWQDARVFAADRRGVVKALDADSGKEIWSTDLSIRTGFFSRNRPAQLSGGVTAAGDRVYVGSELAKVYALDAQDGSLAWETTVAGEALSTPVVSDGVVLVHTSNGMLQALNEADGAVKWTVNLDVPPLTLRGESAPTTAFGAAIVGGDNGRVSAVMINQGQLIWQQRISQPSGATEIARINDVQTTPVVVNGVVYALAYNGNLAALDLRSGQVMWSREIGSVTNLLVDGGRIYLVDQNDRVIAVDTQGGVTLWRQSDLLHRNLTSPVLYNGYIVTGDSEGYLHWINTDDGRFVAQQKVDSAGLLAAPIVAGDKLIVQAKNGEVYAITR
- the der gene encoding ribosome biogenesis GTPase Der; translated protein: MIPVVALVGRPNVGKSTLFNRLTRTRDALVADFPGLTRDRKYGRAEWEGHEFIVIDTGGIDGTEEGVETQMAGQSLVAIEEADIVLFMVDGRAGLMAADQGIAKHLRSREKTTVIVANKTDGIDADSAVGDFYALGMGDIVPIAASHGRGINSLLEQVLLPLVSDGLPLDDAGDEDEFEPWPDDEAEALAQEEEEEPFDPQSLPIKLAIVGRPNVGKSTLTNRILGEERVVVYDMPGTTRDSIYIPMVRDEREYVLIDTAGVRKRGKVTETVEKFSVIKTLQAIEDANVVLLVIDAREGISDQDLSLLGFILNSGRSLVIAVNKWDGLSSETRDDVKQALDHRLGFIDFARVHFISALHGSGVGNLFESVNEAYQCATKRVSTALLTRIMRMAVDEHQPPLVRGRRVKPKYAHAGGYNPPIVVIHGTQVKDLPDSYKRYLMNYFRRSLEIMGTPIRIQFNEAANPFAGRRNTLTPTQLRKRKRLMSHIKKNK